The nucleotide sequence TCTTCGCAGACTGGCGCTTCCGAGACTGGTCGCGCAACTCGGCGCGGGATGGTGCCTCGTCCATGGCGGCCGTCAGGATAGGGGACCGGTTCCTAGGATTGGGGGCGCGCGGCGCGGTCCGCGACACCCAGCACGAGCGAGGATCCACATGGCATTCAAGAAGATGGTCGAGCGGCTCACGAAGCCGGTCGACGAGCTCGATCGTCAGGAGCTCACCGAGTACTGCGACGCGCGCCGGTTCGAGTCGATGGACCACCTCGTTCCCAGACGTCCGGTTCAGGTGGGTGGAGAGGTGCGCGCAGTGCGCATCGTTCCCCGCGCCGGCGCGCCCGCGCTCGAGGTGACGGTGAGCGACGGCCGGGGTCAGGTGGTCGCGGTGTTCCTCGGTCGCCGCAAGATCGCCGGGATCTCGCCGGGCCGGCGCATCGCGGTGCAGGGTGTGGTCGCTCGTGACGGCAATCGCTCGCTCGTGTTCAACCCGGCGTACGAGATCTTGAGCTAACCGCCCGTCAGGATTCGGCGGACCTCGTCCTCAGATTCGGGAGTGACCATCGCGAGCACTTCGTCGCCCGGTTCGAAGATCGAGTCGCCGCGCGGCATCACCACGTGCTCGTCGCGCACGATCGCGACGATCGTCGCGTTGCGCGGCACGTCGAGCTCGGCGATCGATCGGTCGATCGCGGGTGAGTCGTCGGCGAGCGTGACCTCCACGAGGCGCGCCTGCCCTCCCCCGACCTGCAGGATGCGCACGAGCCGGCCGACGGTGACCGCCTCTTCCACCAATGCGGTGATGAGGTGCGGCGTGGACACCGACAGGTCCACGCCCCAGTTCTCGTTGAAGAGCCACTCGTTCTTCGGATGGTTCACCCGTGCGATGACACGTGGCACCGCGAACTCTTGCTTCGCGAGGAGCGACACGACGAGGTTGTCTTCGTCGTCGCCGGTGGCGGCAACCACCACGTCACACCGCTCGAGCCCCGCTTCACGCAGTGACGTGACCTCGCACGCATCCCCCACGTGCCACTCGACGCCCTCGTTGGCAACCGCACGGTTGACGACGGCAAGGTCTTGTTCCATGAGGAGCACTTCGTGCCCGGCACTGCTGAGATCGTTGGCGATGAAGAGCCCGACCTTTCCCGCACCCGCGATGGCGACCCGCATCAGTGTTCTGCTCCCTGCCGGAGGCGCTCACGCAACGTGTCGAGTGCCGAAACCTCGACGAAGAAGTGCAGGATGTCGCCCTCCTGGCCGATCGCGCTCGGCGTGCTCACCTGCGCGTTGCCCAGCCGCGTGATCCCCACCAGCCAGAACAAGCCGGGCTCGCTCAGCGGCGCGAGTTTCCTGCCCGCCCAACCCGAAGGGATGGGCTGGTCCACGAGGCAGACCTTCCCGCTCGCGTCGAGCCACTCGTGGGGCCGTTCTTCGCTGGGCAGCAGCCGCCGCATGACCTGGTCGGTGGTCCACGTGATCATCGCCACGGTGGAGATGCCGAGGCGCTGGTAGATCTCGGCGCGCCGCGGGTCCTTGATGCGGGCGACGACCTGTTCGATGCCGTAGTTCTCGCGGGCGATCCGGGCGACGAGGATGTTCGAGTTGTCGCCGCTGGTGACCGCGGCCAGGGCCCCGGCCCGTTCGATGCCAGCCTCGGCGAGCGCGTCACGGTCGTAGCCACGACCGATGATCTTCTCGCCCGCGAAGAGGTCGCCCCAGCGCTGGAACGCCCGCGGCGCCATGTCGATCACCGCGACGGTGTGGTCCATCCGCTCGAGGTTGGCTGCGAGCCCGCTGCCCACCCGGCCGCATCCCACGATCACGACGTGCACGACGACTCCCTCCGAAGCGCCGCGATGCTACCGATGCTTCGGGGTCCACTCGAATCGTCCATCCGCGACCCGTGTTTGGCATGCTGTCGCACTCGTCGTGTAGTGGCCCTGGGAGGAAGCGTCGGCGTGGCGTTCGTCAAGCGCATCCTGGTCGGGCGGCCTCTGGCCACGACCGAGATGGAGCACCAACGGATCCCGAAGAGGATCGCGCTCGCGGTCTTCTCCTCGGACGCCATCTCGTCCACCGCGTACGCGACCGAGGAGATCCTGTTCGTCGTCGCGGTGGCGCCATCAAGCCTTGCGCTCGGCCTGAGCACGCTCGTCCCGATCGGTATTGCGGTTGCGATCCTGCTTGCGATCGTCGTCACGTCATATCGCCAGACGATCTTCGCCTACCCGAGCGGCGGCGGCAGCTACGTGGTGAGCCGCGAGAACCTCGGCGAGAACCCGTCGCTCGTCGCCGGCGCGTCATTGCTCGTCGACTACATCCTCACCGTCGCCGTGTCGATCTCGGCCGGCGTCGCCGCCATCGTGTCGATCCCCGAGTTCCACGACCTGGAAAAGCACCGAGTGCCGCTCGGCCTGGTGCTGATCGGGTTCATCAGCGTCGCCAACCTGCGCGGCATCAAGGAGTCGGGCCGTCTGTTCGCGGTGCCCACCTATATCTACATCGTCAGCCTCGTTGCGCTCGTCGGCTACGGGCTGTACCGCGTGTTCATCGTGCACGACATCTCCGACATCAAGGTCGATCCCGGCGCGTTCGTCGGCACCAATCTCTTCGGTGGATCGCTGGGTATCTTCGTCCTGCTCAAAGGCTTTTCGTCGGGCGCTGTCGCGCTGACCGGCGTCGAGGCGATCTCGAACGGGGTGCCCGCGTTCCGCCGTCCGGAGTCGAAGAACGCCGCCAACACGCTGCTCTGGATGGGCTTGATCCTCGGGACGCTGTTCATGGGTGTCCAGATCCTCGCCCACCATCTGGGTCCCTACCCGAGCGACCAGACGACGGTCATGTCGCAGCTCGGTACGGCCGTCTGGGGCGCCGGCACCTTCATGTACGTGGTGCTGCAGTTCGCGACCGCGGCGATCCTCACGCTGGCGGCGAACACGGCCTACGCCGACTTCCCGCGGTTGTCGTCGATCATCGCTCGCGACGGTTACCTGCCGCGCCAGCTCGCGAACCGCGGCGACCGTCTCGTGTTCTCGAACGGCGTGCTCGTGCTTGCACTCGCGGCCTCGGTCCTCGTCATCGCGTTCGGGGGTCTCACGAACGCGTTGATCCCGCTGTACGCGGTTGGCGTGTTCCTGTCGTTCACGCTCTCGCAAGCGGGCATGGTGCGACATCACCAGAAGGAACGCGAGCGCGGGTTCAAA is from Acidimicrobiia bacterium and encodes:
- a CDS encoding OB-fold nucleic acid binding domain-containing protein yields the protein MAFKKMVERLTKPVDELDRQELTEYCDARRFESMDHLVPRRPVQVGGEVRAVRIVPRAGAPALEVTVSDGRGQVVAVFLGRRKIAGISPGRRIAVQGVVARDGNRSLVFNPAYEILS
- a CDS encoding TrkA family potassium uptake protein, which produces MRVAIAGAGKVGLFIANDLSSAGHEVLLMEQDLAVVNRAVANEGVEWHVGDACEVTSLREAGLERCDVVVAATGDDEDNLVVSLLAKQEFAVPRVIARVNHPKNEWLFNENWGVDLSVSTPHLITALVEEAVTVGRLVRILQVGGGQARLVEVTLADDSPAIDRSIAELDVPRNATIVAIVRDEHVVMPRGDSIFEPGDEVLAMVTPESEDEVRRILTGG
- a CDS encoding TrkA family potassium uptake protein gives rise to the protein MHVVIVGCGRVGSGLAANLERMDHTVAVIDMAPRAFQRWGDLFAGEKIIGRGYDRDALAEAGIERAGALAAVTSGDNSNILVARIARENYGIEQVVARIKDPRRAEIYQRLGISTVAMITWTTDQVMRRLLPSEERPHEWLDASGKVCLVDQPIPSGWAGRKLAPLSEPGLFWLVGITRLGNAQVSTPSAIGQEGDILHFFVEVSALDTLRERLRQGAEH
- a CDS encoding APC family permease, coding for MAFVKRILVGRPLATTEMEHQRIPKRIALAVFSSDAISSTAYATEEILFVVAVAPSSLALGLSTLVPIGIAVAILLAIVVTSYRQTIFAYPSGGGSYVVSRENLGENPSLVAGASLLVDYILTVAVSISAGVAAIVSIPEFHDLEKHRVPLGLVLIGFISVANLRGIKESGRLFAVPTYIYIVSLVALVGYGLYRVFIVHDISDIKVDPGAFVGTNLFGGSLGIFVLLKGFSSGAVALTGVEAISNGVPAFRRPESKNAANTLLWMGLILGTLFMGVQILAHHLGPYPSDQTTVMSQLGTAVWGAGTFMYVVLQFATAAILTLAANTAYADFPRLSSIIARDGYLPRQLANRGDRLVFSNGVLVLALAASVLVIAFGGLTNALIPLYAVGVFLSFTLSQAGMVRHHQKERERGFKRNIVINAVGAVATFIVLLIVGGTKFTSGAWVPLVVIPLIVLLFKSIKRHYATVAAGLAVAPDFKPRRMNHTVVVLVGGVHRGVLEALAYARSLAPNHLVAVHVSSDEADQERIEQQWEEFGIDVPLEIVYSPYRELTRPILRYIDELDARYENDVITVLLPEFVVSHWWGNLLHGQSALLLKGRLLFRKGTVVTSLPYHLE